Proteins encoded within one genomic window of Rhinoderma darwinii isolate aRhiDar2 chromosome 5, aRhiDar2.hap1, whole genome shotgun sequence:
- the LOC142652778 gene encoding mas-related G-protein coupled receptor member H-like produces MDNSTLTPNGTDQSDTSENVNYPDNTYLHFTIAAAIAIVVCLIGLVGNIIVFWYLCFKIKRNKYTVYIINLSVADFIFLIFSIIVLVMFINTLTSTNPEFQGKESVYIFLEIFYDSAQYSGMFILTAISLERCLSVLFPLWYQCRRPQNLSTIVCASVWLIGCSESLIDNLVCTEEAFTTQTSECTAVQIMVLGLSIVICLPIMVISSFTLLIKIKKTFRKQYPKKLYIIIIVAVLVFIISVIPINFVWFLMYFQLLQSNIVTIGFYFASVFCLVLNCTIDPYIYFIVGKKWRQKTSHSIQDALERAFRIERDENDDSKSNKTSNTSSQTNLSSNF; encoded by the coding sequence ATGGATAACTCAACGCTAACTCCGAATGGAACTGACCAAAGTGATACAAGTGAAAATGTGAACTATCCAGACAATACGTACCTGCATTTCACTATAGCTGCTGCCATTGCTATAGTTGTCTGTCTCATTGGCTTGGTAGGAAATATTATTGTTTTTTGGTATCTTTGCTTCAAGATCAAGAGAAACAAGTATACTGTTTACATTATTAATCTGTCAGTGGCGGACTTCATCTTTTTAATATTTAGCATAATTGTACTAGTAATGTTCATTAATACATTAACAAGCACAAATCCAGAATTCCAAGGGAAAGAATCAgtttacatatttttggaaatattTTATGACAGCGCACAATATTCAGGAATGTTCATCCTCACCGCCATCAGTCTGGAAAGATGCCTCTCAGTCCTATTCCCCTTGTGGTATCAATGCCGTCGGCCTCAGAACTTGTCCACTATCGTCTGTGCTTCAGTTTGGCTCATTGGATGTTCAGAGAGTCTCATAGACAACTTGGTGTGCACAGAAGAAGCTTTTACAACACAGACTTCAGAGTGTACAGCCGTTCAGATCATGGTTCTTGGTTTATCAATAGTAATCTGCTTACCGATCATGGTAATTTCAAGTTTTACCTTGCTTATCAAAATAAAGAAGACCTTTCGCAAGCAGTATCCAAAAAAACTCTACATTATCATCATCGTTGCAGttcttgtatttattatttctgtaATCCCAATCAAttttgtctggtttttaatgtatTTCCAACTACTACAATCAAATATTGTAACAATTGGATTTTACTTtgccagtgttttttgtttagtgCTAAATTGTACCATTGACCCATATATTTACTTTATTGTTGGGAAAAAATGGAGGCAGAAGACGAGTCACTCTATTCAAGATGCCCTTGAACGAGCCTTCAGAATAGAACGTGATGAAAATGATGactcaaaaagtaacaaaacaagtaACACATCCAGCCAAACTAATCTTTCAAGTAACTTCTAA